In Thermotomaculum hydrothermale, a single genomic region encodes these proteins:
- a CDS encoding 1,4-dihydroxy-6-naphthoate synthase — translation MKKLKLAYSTCPNDTFMFYGIAAGIFSPSFQFDTVLKDIEELNKMAFKGETDITKLSFFAYFKIADKFKILNSGSALGRGCGPLLIAKEEFDLSDLKNKRIAIPGKNTTANLLFSIFCPECKNKKEVLFSEIENEILKGEVDAGVIIHETRFTYKIRGLKKLVDLGEFWERETGNPIPLGLIAVKRDYEKEGKELDNLLRKSIEYAFENPSNTLPYIKKYAQELDESVINSHINLYVNKFSINLGEEGKKAITDLYQKAYEIGLVQNFRKDIFL, via the coding sequence ATGAAAAAGTTGAAACTGGCATATTCAACCTGTCCCAATGACACCTTTATGTTTTATGGCATTGCAGCAGGGATTTTTTCGCCTTCTTTTCAATTTGATACAGTACTTAAAGACATTGAAGAGTTAAATAAAATGGCATTTAAGGGAGAAACAGACATAACAAAGTTATCCTTTTTTGCATACTTTAAAATAGCAGACAAATTCAAAATTTTAAATTCAGGCTCTGCATTAGGAAGGGGTTGCGGCCCTCTTTTAATAGCAAAAGAAGAGTTTGATTTAAGTGATTTAAAAAATAAAAGAATAGCAATCCCCGGGAAAAACACCACGGCAAACCTTTTGTTCTCAATATTCTGCCCGGAGTGTAAAAACAAAAAAGAGGTTTTATTTTCAGAAATAGAAAATGAAATTCTAAAGGGAGAGGTTGACGCAGGGGTTATAATCCACGAAACAAGGTTTACCTACAAAATAAGGGGATTAAAAAAGCTTGTTGATTTAGGGGAATTCTGGGAAAGAGAAACCGGTAATCCCATTCCGTTGGGGCTAATTGCAGTTAAAAGGGACTATGAAAAAGAGGGGAAAGAGTTAGATAACCTTTTAAGAAAATCAATTGAATATGCATTTGAAAATCCGTCTAACACCTTACCTTACATAAAAAAATACGCTCAGGAACTTGACGAAAGTGTAATAAATTCTCATATAAACCTCTATGTAAACAAATTCTCTATTAACCTTGGGGAAGAGGGGAAAAAGGCAATAACAGACCTTTATCAAAAAGCCTATGAAATAGGGCTTGTACAAAATTTTAGAAAGGATATCTTCCTTTAA
- the murJ gene encoding murein biosynthesis integral membrane protein MurJ, whose translation MPDFCFNPFKSRFCDTIHIMNKKIVKSGVLISLGTLFSRILGLLREIVTANYFGAGKAFDSFVVAFTIPNLFRRVLGEEMFERAFMPRFKRLKEQGEIDSAKSFFVRVIVFTFFTSIFACLLIYIFVPQLISLIAPGLKGDSYQYAVKFGYKLIPFLFFIAFATLLGAFLLFNEKSFIYAIAPAFMNVGTIGFLVLFYKKLGEISIVYAYLLGALLFFLIQVPFAFKVYFSIGNSGGEKGRVNAKEEFNSSLFEGGKIFALSIVNKSVEIVDRLVASLVGSGAISSLWYSFRIIHLPFAFFSLALSRALAPEFSRLKGNRDNKEFSILIARGLLINIAILLPITVFFMVFPDEIITVFYKRGNFGTHSLVLTSKAFFYYSLALLPMGTIAVLGRAYSSLENNTFPLIASIVGAVFNIVLDFILYRTSLKQGGIALATAISMYIQVVILYYFLSNFGIKLKRENFKGLPKIIFALIPYSLSLFVLKYFITGFKGFFFYASFIGLGGVFSILYFAGVLWLMKKQLKR comes from the coding sequence ATGCCTGATTTTTGCTTTAATCCTTTTAAATCAAGGTTTTGTGATACAATACACATTATGAATAAAAAGATTGTAAAAAGCGGAGTATTGATTTCTTTAGGCACATTGTTTTCAAGGATTTTAGGGCTTTTAAGGGAGATTGTAACCGCCAATTATTTTGGTGCAGGTAAAGCCTTTGATTCCTTTGTTGTGGCATTTACAATTCCCAACCTATTCAGAAGGGTTTTAGGGGAAGAGATGTTTGAAAGGGCTTTTATGCCCAGGTTTAAAAGATTGAAAGAACAGGGGGAGATTGATTCTGCAAAGAGTTTTTTTGTAAGGGTAATTGTTTTTACATTTTTTACATCAATCTTTGCCTGTCTTTTGATTTATATCTTTGTCCCCCAATTGATTTCCTTAATAGCCCCTGGTTTAAAGGGAGACTCCTACCAATACGCAGTTAAGTTTGGCTATAAACTTATACCTTTTTTGTTTTTTATTGCCTTTGCCACTCTATTAGGTGCTTTTCTATTGTTTAATGAAAAATCATTTATCTATGCCATTGCCCCCGCCTTTATGAATGTTGGCACAATTGGATTTTTAGTTCTTTTCTATAAAAAATTAGGGGAGATATCCATAGTCTACGCATACCTTTTAGGGGCTTTGCTTTTCTTTTTAATTCAGGTGCCTTTTGCCTTTAAGGTTTATTTTTCAATTGGAAATAGCGGTGGAGAAAAAGGGCGAGTTAATGCAAAAGAGGAATTTAACTCCTCACTTTTTGAGGGGGGGAAGATATTTGCCCTTTCCATTGTCAATAAAAGCGTTGAGATTGTTGACAGGCTTGTTGCGTCATTGGTTGGAAGCGGTGCAATTTCTTCCCTATGGTACAGTTTTAGAATAATTCACCTTCCCTTTGCTTTTTTTTCTCTTGCACTGTCAAGGGCACTTGCCCCGGAGTTTTCAAGGCTAAAAGGGAATAGGGACAATAAAGAGTTTTCTATATTAATAGCAAGGGGATTGCTTATAAATATTGCTATTCTCCTTCCCATTACAGTTTTTTTTATGGTTTTCCCGGATGAAATTATTACTGTTTTTTACAAAAGGGGGAATTTCGGGACTCACTCTCTTGTTTTAACCTCAAAGGCATTTTTCTACTATTCCCTTGCCCTTCTCCCTATGGGCACTATTGCGGTTTTAGGAAGGGCTTACTCATCTCTTGAAAACAATACATTTCCCTTGATTGCCTCTATTGTTGGGGCAGTTTTCAATATTGTACTTGACTTTATTCTTTACAGAACAAGTTTAAAGCAGGGGGGAATTGCACTTGCAACAGCAATTTCTATGTATATTCAGGTTGTAATCCTTTATTACTTTCTATCCAACTTTGGGATTAAATTGAAAAGAGAAAATTTTAAAGGTTTGCCCAAAATAATATTTGCACTTATTCCTTACTCGCTATCCCTTTTTGTATTAAAATATTTCATAACAGGTTTTAAGGGATTTTTCTTTTACGCCTCTTTTATAGGTTTAGGCGGAGTATTTTCTATTTTGTATTTTGCGGGAGTGCTATGGTTGATGAAAAAGCAATTAAAAAGATAA